A window from Littorina saxatilis isolate snail1 linkage group LG9, US_GU_Lsax_2.0, whole genome shotgun sequence encodes these proteins:
- the LOC138975232 gene encoding uncharacterized protein isoform X2, with the protein MALRNNSGAPEREGTMEQKVPAGGRQSVIPQLAAVQTSCGTARGAGGRRVTEEKTQASSGDVLVPQASSGDVPVLPASFGDVQVLPASSGDVLVSQALSGDVPVSPASSGDVPPSPASSGDLPVSPALSGYVPVSPVLSGHVPVSPASSGDVPLSPALSGDVLIPPTSSGDVPLSPALSGNVPIPPASSGDVPLSPASSGDVPLSSASSGDVPLSPVLSGNVPIPPASSGNVPIPPALSGDVLIPPASSGDVPLPKASSGNVPIPPASFGDEQDEDLYRPESDFDSDSTPSSCDYPMLSPPAQRKKTCQGMVTTSQQSLVFSMAGWHPVALAPQAMMLPAQSVSRLTSPNNVQLPTDLTVLQQQLRTPASSGDVPLPPASSGDVPLPPASSGDVPLPPASFGDVPIKPASSGDDRMKTTVTIRRVILILMAHLFQATCTTTQCCHHLQKGRKHAKKYQTNTMYCHLPQTDCHLPQMSCHLPQMDCHLPQTDCQTFLPRNRNDLAYIVANFKVCSSDTYKENILMK; encoded by the exons atggctttacgcaataattcag GAGCACCTGAAAGAGAAGGAACAATGGAACAGAAAGTACCAGCAGGAGGTCGACAGTCTGTCATTCCGCAACTAGCAGCTGTTCAAACGAGTTGTGGTACTGCAAGAGGAGCTGGAGGCCGTCGAGtcacagaagaaaaaacacaag cctcatctggagatgtactggTACCTCaggcctcatctggagatgtaccagtATTGCCAGCCTCATTTGGAGATGTACAAGTATTGCCAGCCTCGTCTGGAGATGTACTAGTATCACAAGCcttatctggagatgtaccagtatcaccagcctcatctggagatgtaccgccatcaccagcctcatctggagatttACCAGTATCACCAGCCTTATCTGGATATGTACCAGTTTCACCAGTCTTATCTGGACATGTACCAgtatcaccagcctcatctggagatgtaccgctatcaccagccttatctggagatgtactgATACCACCaacctcatctggagatgtaccgctatcaccagccttatctggaaatgtaccgataccaccagcctcatctggagatgtaccgctatcaccagcctcatctggagatgtaccgctatcatcagcctcatctggagatgtaccgctatcaccagtcttatctggaaatgtaccgataccaccagcctcatctggaaatgtaccgataccaccagccttatctggagatgtactgataccaccagcctcatctggagatgtaccgctaccaaAAGCCTCATCTGGAAATGTAccgataccaccagcctcatttgGAGATGAACAG gatGAAGACTTATACCGTCCGGAgagtgattttgattctgaTAGCACACCTTCTTCCTGCGATTACCCTATGCTGTCACCACCTGCACAAAGGAAGAAAACTTGCCAAG GCATGGTTACAACAAGTCAGCAAAGTCTGGTTTTCTCGATGGCTGGTTGGCACCCCGTTGCCTTGGCACCTCAAGCAATGATGTTGCCAGCGCAGTCTGTGTCTCGTCTTACGTCTCCCAACAATGTCCAGCTTCCCACCGACCTTACTGTCCTTCAGCAGCAGCTCAGGACTCCAG cctcatctggagatgtaccgctaccaccagcctcatctggagatgtaccgctaccaccagcctcatctggagatgtaccgctaccaccagcctcatttgGAGATGTACCGATAaaaccagcctcatctggagatgacAG gatGAAGACTACAGTTACGATCCGGAGagtgattctgattctgatggCACACCTTTTTCAAGCTACATGTACTACTACTCAATGCTGTCACCACctgcaaaaaggaagaaaacatgCCAAG aaataCCAGACAAACACGATGTACTGCCACCTGCCTCAAACGGACTGCCACCTGCCTCAGATGAGCTGCCACCTGCCTCAAATGGACTGCCACCTGCCTCAGACGGACTGCCAAACATTTCTTCCAAGAAACCGAAACGACCTTGCCTATATTGTGGCCAATTTCAAAGTGTGCTCATCAGACActtacaaagaaaacattctaATGAAGTAA
- the LOC138975232 gene encoding uncharacterized protein isoform X1: protein MALRNNSGAPEREGTMEQKVPAGGRQSVIPQLAAVQTSCGTARGAGGRRVTEEKTQASSGDVLVPQASSGDVPVLPASFGDVQVLPASSGDVLVSQALSGDVPVSPASSGDVPPSPASSGDLPVSPALSGYVPVSPVLSGHVPVSPASSGDVPLSPALSGDVLIPPTSSGDVPLSPALSGNVPIPPASSGDVPLSPASSGDVPLSSASSGDVPLSPVLSGNVPIPPASSGNVPIPPALSGDVLIPPASSGDVPLPKASSGNVPIPPASFGDEQDEDYCQESDFDSDSTPSSCDYPMLSPPAQRKKTCQGMVTTSQQSLVFSMAGWHPVALAPQAMMLPAQSVSRLTSPNNVQLPTDLTVLQQQLRTTASSGDVPLPPASSGDVPLPPASSGDVPIKPASSGDEQDEDLYRPESDFDSDSTPSSCDYPMLSPPAQRKKTCQGMVTTSQQSLVFSMAGWHPVALAPQAMMLPAQSVSRLTSPNNVQLPTDLTVLQQQLRTPASSGDVPLPPASSGDVPLPPASSGDVPLPPASFGDVPIKPASSGDDRMKTTVTIRRVILILMAHLFQATCTTTQCCHHLQKGRKHAKKYQTNTMYCHLPQTDCHLPQMSCHLPQMDCHLPQTDCQTFLPRNRNDLAYIVANFKVCSSDTYKENILMK from the exons atggctttacgcaataattcag GAGCACCTGAAAGAGAAGGAACAATGGAACAGAAAGTACCAGCAGGAGGTCGACAGTCTGTCATTCCGCAACTAGCAGCTGTTCAAACGAGTTGTGGTACTGCAAGAGGAGCTGGAGGCCGTCGAGtcacagaagaaaaaacacaag cctcatctggagatgtactggTACCTCaggcctcatctggagatgtaccagtATTGCCAGCCTCATTTGGAGATGTACAAGTATTGCCAGCCTCGTCTGGAGATGTACTAGTATCACAAGCcttatctggagatgtaccagtatcaccagcctcatctggagatgtaccgccatcaccagcctcatctggagatttACCAGTATCACCAGCCTTATCTGGATATGTACCAGTTTCACCAGTCTTATCTGGACATGTACCAgtatcaccagcctcatctggagatgtaccgctatcaccagccttatctggagatgtactgATACCACCaacctcatctggagatgtaccgctatcaccagccttatctggaaatgtaccgataccaccagcctcatctggagatgtaccgctatcaccagcctcatctggagatgtaccgctatcatcagcctcatctggagatgtaccgctatcaccagtcttatctggaaatgtaccgataccaccagcctcatctggaaatgtaccgataccaccagccttatctggagatgtactgataccaccagcctcatctggagatgtaccgctaccaaAAGCCTCATCTGGAAATGTAccgataccaccagcctcatttgGAGATGAACAG gatGAAGACTACTGTCAGGAgagtgattttgattctgaTAGCACACCTTCTTCCTGCGATTACCCTATGCTGTCACCACCTGCACAAAGGAAGAAAACTTGCCAAG GCATGGTTACAACAAGTCAGCAAAGTCTGGTTTTCTCGATGGCTGGTTGGCACCCCGTTGCCTTGGCACCTCAAGCAATGATGTTGCCAGCGCAGTCTGTGTCTCGTCTTACGTCTCCCAACAATGTCCAGCTTCCCACCGACCTTACTGTCCTTCAGCAGCAGCTCAGGACTACAG cctcatctggagatgtaccgctaccaccagcctcatctggagatgtaccgctaccaccagcctcatctggagatgtaccgataAAACCAGCCTCTTCTGGAGATGAACAG gatGAAGACTTATACCGTCCGGAgagtgattttgattctgaTAGCACACCTTCTTCCTGCGATTACCCTATGCTGTCACCACCTGCACAAAGGAAGAAAACTTGCCAAG GCATGGTTACAACAAGTCAGCAAAGTCTGGTTTTCTCGATGGCTGGTTGGCACCCCGTTGCCTTGGCACCTCAAGCAATGATGTTGCCAGCGCAGTCTGTGTCTCGTCTTACGTCTCCCAACAATGTCCAGCTTCCCACCGACCTTACTGTCCTTCAGCAGCAGCTCAGGACTCCAG cctcatctggagatgtaccgctaccaccagcctcatctggagatgtaccgctaccaccagcctcatctggagatgtaccgctaccaccagcctcatttgGAGATGTACCGATAaaaccagcctcatctggagatgacAG gatGAAGACTACAGTTACGATCCGGAGagtgattctgattctgatggCACACCTTTTTCAAGCTACATGTACTACTACTCAATGCTGTCACCACctgcaaaaaggaagaaaacatgCCAAG aaataCCAGACAAACACGATGTACTGCCACCTGCCTCAAACGGACTGCCACCTGCCTCAGATGAGCTGCCACCTGCCTCAAATGGACTGCCACCTGCCTCAGACGGACTGCCAAACATTTCTTCCAAGAAACCGAAACGACCTTGCCTATATTGTGGCCAATTTCAAAGTGTGCTCATCAGACActtacaaagaaaacattctaATGAAGTAA